AGCCGGGGTGGGGGACGTGAACGGGGACGGATATGATGATGTGGCGGTGGGATGTATTAGGGACCTCGGCGGGCCTGGGGAAGATACGGCTAAAGTTTATATATTTTATGGCAGCAATTCTTTTGATACCATACCTGATTTGTTGATATCAGACTGGAGCAGTGGGCCTGGGGTGGGCATTTGCGGGGGGGATATAAATGGCGACGGCGTAAGCGATATTTGCATTACTGCCGCCGGAAGGGTTTACATTCATTTTGGAGGAAATCCGCCAAGCATAAACCCCGACATTAGATTTGGAGGCCGGCTTTATGAGAATTACAGCGTAATTGCCACCGGGGATCTGAACGGCGACGACACCACGGACCTTATTGTGGGTGATTTCTGGAATATGGACGGCAACGGGCACGTGAATATCTATAAAGGCTCGGCGGCCTTTGACACCATACCGTGGTTAAGAATAAACGGGCATGATTATGAAAAATTCGGTATGGGATTAGCTTCGGGTAAAGATGTTAATGGCGATGGGTTTGACGATTTGGCGGTTGGCGCCAATGGTTATAACCCCGATGAGCGGGGGCGGGTTTATATTTTTTACGGCGGCGCTGCTATGGATACCATCCCCGATTGGTGGAAGGATGGCGAAGGGCCGGTAAACTTGCTTGGTTCGGAAGGAACTATTTGTTTTGCCCAAGACAGTGCCGGATACGATAAGCTATGGTTCGGTTGCGAATTATATCCCGGCGGATATAATTCCAATAACAATTCCGGCAAGGTATGGCTGTTTAATGGCGGAAACCCAATGGATACTTTGCCTGATATGACCATAATAGGCCCGGATACTTTTTATGGGTTGGGCACATCGGTAGCTTCCGGACTTGTAAATAGCGGTAATATGGGAGACTATATTGCCGGCGCCTGGACCGACAGTGTAATGGGCGCCATAGGTAAAAGCCACTTGTGGTTAGGTTCAGACACGCCGGATACTGCGCTTGATGCCTGGCTAAAGGGCCGGTGGTTTAGAGACTGTCTTGGCGTGGGGCCTACGGCCACCGCGGATGTAAATGGCGACGGCAAAGACGAAATTATACTAAGCAATCTCGCTGCCGACACCAACAATATTGTGGTGATCTGCAAATACACCGGACCGGATGCGGTTGCGGGGGAACCAGCGAACAATGAACAATTAGCAATTAACAATTTGCTGCAGAACTCACCCAATCCGTTTAAGCAGTCAACAGTGATCAAATATCAATTATCGTCGCCGGGGCGGGTAAGCCTTATGGTATATAACGTGGCCGGGCAGTTGGTGAAAACGCTGATCAGCGGGCAAGTCGGCGCCGGGCAGCACACCGTCAAATGGGACGGTCGGGATAACATAGGAAACAAAGTGTCCTCGGGCATCTACATCTACCGGCTGTCCGCCAAAGGCGGATCCGCCTCAGGAGTAGAGGCTGGAAACAAAGATATGACCAAAAAGCTGGTGGTGCTTCGGTAAAAGCAGAACAAGTTAGGGAAAGGATCTATCATGGAAAAGAAAACAACATTTTCTGTCTTGCTGGCAATATTGCTGCTTCCCTCTCTGGCGTTGGCAATATATGACTGGCAGACATTAGATCAAAACAAATTGGCTTTTCTCCAATGAGTGTGGGTAAAATCGAACTTGGTGGCGAGCTGAAGTAGTTGGCAGTAAACGAGTTCTTTGATAGCAACCCCGGTAAAAATATGGTAAACTTCCGGTATGAAGAAGATCAAACGATTGGAAGACGTATAGTCCAAATAATTGTTCTTACGAGTTTGCCCCCGGCACAGTTGTGGGCGGCGTACCGCAGGTTCCGGCCGATTCCAGCGCAAAAGTATACATTTCTACCGAGGCCGACTGGCCGTTAAAGAAGACCAGCGGGCAGGACAGCATAATATCCATGTTTGATACCCGGTGCGTATATAACGATTATTTAACCACAGCTCACGCCACTGGCGGCAGGCCGTTAAAAATAGAAGTAACCCAAACCACCTACCAATGGAATGTTCCGTTATTGGAAGACCTGATATATTTTGCATGGGAGATAAAAAACACCGGGACCGATACCCTGTATAATGTTTACCTGGCCCCCACCGCCGACTGTGACATCGGGAATGAAAGCGACACTTCGGCCAATGATGTTTGTTACTATGATACTACCACCAACATGGCCTATCAGTATCAAATCGATTCAACAGAAGTGGGCTGGACAATACCCCCAGGATGCGTGGGCATTAATATTTTACAGGGGCCGGTTGCCACCAAGGATTATACCTTGCCGGACGGAAGGCAGATATTTACCGGAGATACTTTGGGGTTAACGCACTTCAAAGTATTTAGCATTGCCATAGACCCGCCCACGAATATGGAACAATACAAAGAAATGGCCGGGTATGATTATACTACGGGGTTATATGTTCCTTTCGATCCCAAACCGTCACCCGGAGACTGTTGCTTTATAGCCTCAACCGGTCCGGTGGACCTGGCTCCGGGGGCTTCTGTCCGGCTGGCGGTGTGTTTGATCTGTGCCGGGTATAATTATGCTTATTTAAATATAGATGATACCTTAGCCATTGATTCACTGCGGTTAAAGGCCCGCTATGCCAAAATATATTACGATCAACTGGACATATTCGGTTCACCGGGAGAAAACGCCATTACCTCCTTTGTTCTTTGCCAGAACGCGCCAAACCCATTTTCTCAATTTACAATCATCAAATACCAGATATCCAAATCCCAAATGGTAAATCTTAAGGTGTATAACATTGCCGGACAAGCGGTGAGTGTGCTTGTTAATGAGGTTAGGAAGGCTGGAAGTTATGAAGTCCGTTGGGATGGCATGGATGAAGAAAGACGAAAAGTCTCAAATGGAATTTATATTTACCAACTGAAGACTGGGGATAAAAACATGATTAAAAAGATGACTTTAATAAAATAAACAACAAACCGTCAACTTTAAAAAGCGAGGAGTCCCGTCATGAAAAAAGCAATAGGTTTTATTCTGCTTGCCGCCACTTGCGCTGCACAAGTTTGGGCCGGCGAAATAACCAGAACGATCAGCTATTCTGCGGCTGATTTAAAGTTCAGTAAGGCAGGCGTCTACGATTACGTGGAAATAAAAGGCGCAAGAAGTGCTGATATTGTAGTCCGTCCTGCTTTGCCGGTGGCAATGCAGGTTTTATCCATCCCCAGCGGGGCAAAAGCCACTTCGGTGGAAGTAGTTTCATTTCAAAAAACCTTATTAACAGGTGTTTATAATATATTCCCTTCGCAACCGGAAGTGCCATTATCGATAGATCCTAGCCTTATTGTCTGGAATCCACCGGATACTGCTATCTATAATTTAAATACCGAGTACCCCGTACAAATTGCCGCCCTAACCGGCAACGGCAATATGTGCGGTTATAGTTTGGGCGAGGTTGCTTTAAGGCCGTTGCACTATATTCCTGCCACAGGCAAGCTTGTGCTTTATACCAATATCACTTACAAAATAACCTATGTTGCTGGGACAGCTGAAAATGTGGCGTCTGAACTGCAGAAAAACACCTTTGGTCATATGGTGAAAAATATGGTTGTTAATCCCGAAGCGGTGGATGCGCAATCGCCTTTAATAAACAAAACGTTATCTGCAAAACTGCCTCCGGGTAATTATCCCTATGTGATAATCACCAAACCGCCCATGGATACGGTATTTCAGCGATTGGCAAGCTGGAAGACGAAAAAGGGAGTTCCGGGAACCGTGGTGTCCGTTGATTGGATAGCCGGCAATTATTCTGGCTATGACCTGTCAGAGAAGGTTCGCAATTTTATAAAAGATGCAAGAAGCACCTGGAGTACTATGTATGTTCTGCTGGGCGGGCAGGGTGATGATACCCATCCGAGTGAGAATATCATACCGGCAAGGCATGTATTTTATTTACGTACACAAGAAGAACCTAGTTGGCGCAATGACCAAGATTCTATACCCTGCGACTTGTATTATGCCGGTATTTCAGGAACAGGAAATTGGGATGCAAATAATAATCATGTTTGGGGCGAGCTATCTGATGGGGCGGATTTGTATCCCGACATTTTTGTGGGGCGTGCCCCTGTCGTTAACATAGCGCAAGCGCAAAATATTGTTTACAAGATATTGAAATACGAAAAATGCCCGCCCGGCGATTACATTAAAAAAATCATTTTGCCCACTACGAGTTATCTTTCTACGGATTACGATGAAACTCTTAGCCAGGAAGCAATAGCCGCAATGGTTTCACAGGATTGGACTATTACAAAACTATATTACAACCAAACGCCCTTTACCCAAGAACAAATGATACAACTGTTTAATGAGGGGTATGGCCTTAGCCACTGGGTGGGACATGGTTTAGAGGACCTTATTCGAATCAGATACAAACTGCCGGCTATAAATTTAACGAATGATGACGCTGATACCTTGCAGAACGGAGATAGAACAGGCATTGCTAATGCAATATCTTGCTTTTCCGGCGCGATGGACCCGCTTTGGAATGATGACTGTTTGGCGGATCATTTGATAAATAAAGTGGGTGGCGGCACGGTTGGCGCAATAATGAATTCTCGTTTTGGCTGGGGTGCGCCTACAACCGGAAAGATGGGTTCATCTGAACTGCTTGATGTGGAAATATTTAATAAAATATTCAACACACCCGATAGCTGCAAAATCGGGGTAGCCTTAGCTGCCT
This is a stretch of genomic DNA from candidate division TA06 bacterium. It encodes these proteins:
- a CDS encoding FG-GAP repeat protein; the encoded protein is MKRCIFILCILPFAFCFCTAQTVYNLEIIFQRGTPDTSLRYWGAAIAGVGDVNGDGYDDVAVGCIRDLGGPGEDTAKVYIFYGSNSFDTIPDLLISDWSSGPGVGICGGDINGDGVSDICITAAGRVYIHFGGNPPSINPDIRFGGRLYENYSVIATGDLNGDDTTDLIVGDFWNMDGNGHVNIYKGSAAFDTIPWLRINGHDYEKFGMGLASGKDVNGDGFDDLAVGANGYNPDERGRVYIFYGGAAMDTIPDWWKDGEGPVNLLGSEGTICFAQDSAGYDKLWFGCELYPGGYNSNNNSGKVWLFNGGNPMDTLPDMTIIGPDTFYGLGTSVASGLVNSGNMGDYIAGAWTDSVMGAIGKSHLWLGSDTPDTALDAWLKGRWFRDCLGVGPTATADVNGDGKDEIILSNLAADTNNIVVICKYTGPDAVAGEPANNEQLAINNLLQNSPNPFKQSTVIKYQLSSPGRVSLMVYNVAGQLVKTLISGQVGAGQHTVKWDGRDNIGNKVSSGIYIYRLSAKGGSASGVEAGNKDMTKKLVVLR
- a CDS encoding T9SS type A sorting domain-containing protein → MEDLIYFAWEIKNTGTDTLYNVYLAPTADCDIGNESDTSANDVCYYDTTTNMAYQYQIDSTEVGWTIPPGCVGINILQGPVATKDYTLPDGRQIFTGDTLGLTHFKVFSIAIDPPTNMEQYKEMAGYDYTTGLYVPFDPKPSPGDCCFIASTGPVDLAPGASVRLAVCLICAGYNYAYLNIDDTLAIDSLRLKARYAKIYYDQLDIFGSPGENAITSFVLCQNAPNPFSQFTIIKYQISKSQMVNLKVYNIAGQAVSVLVNEVRKAGSYEVRWDGMDEERRKVSNGIYIYQLKTGDKNMIKKMTLIK